The Collimonas fungivorans Ter331 genome has a segment encoding these proteins:
- a CDS encoding GGDEF domain-containing protein, which produces MTDRAHHARNAGNKAMSKPAWHPISASPATRQASSRQRRRALWVCVGIVLGTLLLLPAAAVMGPRVPAFLPSYQTATVVAYIIITYLIFAHYRATRTLDLLYIGAACFYCAGIFLLQFLALPDMFLPQGALLGGPQTTIWLWFFWHAGLALGILAYAASRWWSPALAHYHPERMAQWLMAAVMAALVASLALVTAFHEQLPVLDNNGDFHGVVSSGVGPLLQGITALALLVLWQATRFRAVLHVWLGVALVALLCDNAITMAGGSQFSVGWYVGRCNALVSATLLLLIYLREMNQVYLKTVQDARLLALNNAMLEVRMDQVRLDDLTGLPSRSLFLELAETLRSRDLPGRHAVALLFIDLDGFKRINDDLGHDRGDAVLIEVAAALRSVLRDSDIAGRVGGDEFVVCLVAPAAVIKATATAVAGRIVSRVAAIGDGIGCSIGIALCQAENMEWDSAMRQADEAMYQAKRQGKSRFTVYGHTLLDEMA; this is translated from the coding sequence ATGACCGACCGCGCACATCATGCACGTAATGCAGGCAACAAAGCCATGTCCAAGCCGGCCTGGCATCCTATCAGCGCGTCGCCGGCGACGCGGCAGGCGAGCAGCCGCCAGCGGCGGCGCGCATTGTGGGTCTGCGTCGGCATCGTGCTGGGAACGCTGCTGTTGCTGCCGGCGGCAGCGGTCATGGGGCCGCGGGTGCCGGCCTTCCTGCCTTCCTACCAGACCGCGACCGTGGTCGCCTACATCATCATCACCTACCTGATTTTTGCCCACTACCGCGCCACCAGGACGCTCGATCTGCTGTATATCGGCGCCGCCTGCTTTTATTGCGCCGGGATTTTCCTGCTGCAGTTCCTGGCCTTGCCCGACATGTTCCTGCCGCAGGGAGCATTGCTGGGCGGGCCGCAGACCACGATCTGGCTATGGTTTTTCTGGCATGCCGGCCTGGCGCTGGGCATCCTGGCCTATGCCGCCAGCCGCTGGTGGAGCCCGGCCCTGGCGCATTACCATCCCGAGCGCATGGCGCAATGGCTGATGGCCGCGGTGATGGCGGCGCTGGTCGCCAGCCTGGCGCTGGTCACGGCATTCCATGAGCAGTTGCCGGTGCTCGACAACAACGGCGACTTTCATGGCGTGGTCAGCAGTGGCGTCGGCCCCTTGCTGCAAGGGATCACCGCTTTAGCCTTGCTGGTGCTGTGGCAGGCCACCCGCTTTCGGGCGGTCTTGCACGTGTGGCTGGGGGTAGCACTGGTCGCGCTACTATGCGACAACGCCATCACCATGGCCGGCGGCAGCCAGTTTTCCGTGGGCTGGTATGTCGGCCGCTGCAACGCACTGGTTTCCGCCACGCTGCTGCTGCTGATCTACCTGCGCGAAATGAACCAGGTCTATCTGAAGACGGTGCAGGATGCCCGTTTGCTGGCGCTGAACAACGCCATGCTGGAAGTCAGGATGGACCAGGTGCGGCTGGACGACCTGACCGGGCTGCCCAGCCGTTCCCTGTTCCTGGAGCTGGCGGAAACCTTGCGCAGCCGCGATTTGCCGGGCCGCCATGCGGTGGCGCTGCTATTCATTGACCTGGACGGATTCAAGCGCATCAACGACGATCTCGGGCATGACCGCGGCGATGCCGTGCTGATCGAAGTGGCTGCCGCCCTCAGATCGGTGCTGCGCGACAGCGATATCGCCGGCCGTGTCGGCGGCGACGAATTCGTGGTGTGCCTGGTGGCGCCCGCCGCCGTCATCAAAGCTACCGCCACCGCGGTCGCCGGCCGCATCGTCAGCCGCGTCGCCGCCATCGGCGACGGTATCGGCTGCAGCATCGGCATCGCCCTGTGCCAGGCTGAAAACATGGAATGGGATTCCGCCATGCGCCAGGCGGATGAAGCAATGTACCAGGCCAAGCGCCAGGGCAAAAGCCGCTTCACGGTATACGGCCATACGCTGCTGGATGAGATGGCTTGA
- a CDS encoding c-type cytochrome, translating to MSILSVRPAERRLGAQFLFFLAAALSPVLVTAADADAGPVPDTIKQRLAACTACHGEQGRATNDGYYPRIAGKPAGYLYNQLHNFREGRRQYPMMTYLVDHLSDAYLQEIAQYFADQHPPYPPPQPPDPSSATRARGEILVNRGDSAKKIPACIACHGSAMTGVLPTTPGLLGLPRDYLVGQIGAWKTGARHAVAPDCMAQVVQRLSAEDIGAVASWLAAQPVPADATAAAPTTAKLPLACGSILLPPANP from the coding sequence ATGTCGATTCTTTCGGTAAGACCGGCCGAGCGCCGTCTTGGCGCACAGTTCCTGTTTTTCCTTGCGGCCGCGCTGTCGCCTGTCCTCGTCACTGCGGCCGACGCGGATGCAGGTCCAGTGCCGGACACCATTAAACAACGCCTCGCCGCCTGCACCGCCTGCCATGGCGAGCAGGGACGCGCCACCAACGACGGTTATTACCCGCGCATCGCCGGCAAGCCGGCCGGTTATCTCTATAACCAGCTGCACAATTTTCGCGAAGGACGCCGGCAGTATCCGATGATGACTTACCTGGTCGACCATCTGTCGGACGCCTACCTGCAGGAAATCGCCCAGTATTTTGCCGACCAGCATCCGCCTTATCCACCGCCGCAGCCTCCCGATCCGTCGAGCGCGACGCGGGCGCGCGGCGAAATCCTGGTCAACCGGGGCGACTCTGCCAAGAAGATCCCGGCCTGCATCGCCTGCCATGGCAGCGCCATGACCGGCGTTTTGCCGACCACGCCAGGCCTGCTCGGCCTGCCGCGCGATTACCTGGTGGGCCAGATCGGCGCCTGGAAAACCGGTGCGCGCCACGCCGTGGCGCCCGACTGCATGGCGCAGGTAGTGCAGCGCCTGAGCGCGGAAGACATCGGCGCGGTGGCGTCCTGGCTGGCGGCGCAGCCGGTGCCTGCCGACGCTACGGCGGCCGCTCCCACCACCGCCAAGCTGCCGCTGGCTTGCGGCAGCATCCTCCTGCCTCCGGCCAACCCTTGA
- a CDS encoding YoaK family protein produces the protein MQASNRRTHQSVVLSFLAGYVDTVGFVALFGLFTAHVTGNFVLIGSELANHSHGVLIKLLAFPAFIFAVALTRVTLIWLERGARPPMPYLLMLQLIFLLGFMTAGCLAQPLGDTEAPLALLAGICGAACMGVQNASSRLVLQHLTPTTVMTGNVTQLVIDLVDILRGAADEAVRQRCIKFFWPVVMFGVGAIGGAFAYKYLLFLSLLLPAALLVWLAVTEYLSEKGEAGSPSTL, from the coding sequence ATGCAGGCAAGCAATCGCAGGACCCATCAATCGGTCGTACTGAGCTTCCTGGCCGGTTATGTCGACACCGTAGGTTTCGTCGCCCTGTTCGGCCTGTTCACCGCCCACGTCACCGGCAACTTCGTGCTGATCGGCAGCGAGCTGGCCAACCATTCGCACGGCGTGCTGATCAAGCTGCTGGCGTTCCCGGCCTTTATATTCGCGGTGGCGCTCACGCGCGTCACGCTGATCTGGCTCGAGCGCGGCGCCCGGCCGCCGATGCCTTATCTGCTGATGCTGCAGCTGATTTTTTTGCTGGGCTTCATGACCGCCGGCTGCCTGGCGCAGCCGCTCGGCGACACGGAAGCGCCGCTGGCCCTGCTGGCAGGCATCTGCGGCGCGGCTTGCATGGGTGTGCAGAACGCCAGCAGCCGCCTGGTGCTGCAGCACCTGACGCCAACCACGGTCATGACCGGCAATGTCACCCAGCTGGTGATTGACCTGGTCGATATCCTGCGCGGTGCGGCGGATGAAGCGGTGCGCCAGCGCTGCATCAAATTCTTCTGGCCGGTAGTGATGTTCGGCGTCGGCGCCATCGGCGGCGCCTTTGCCTACAAGTACCTGCTGTTCCTGTCCCTGCTGTTGCCGGCGGCGTTGCTGGTCTGGCTGGCGGTGACGGAATATCTTTCAGAAAAGGGCGAAGCGGGATCGCCATCAACTTTATAA
- a CDS encoding c-type cytochrome, whose translation MKRLLKWLLAGLLLLIIAAVAVVVALNADDRSAPSQPAQAAANPAEQISRGAYLVQGGDCMACHTARGGKELAGGRAIQTPFGAIYAPNLTPDRETGIGSWSADDFWQALHNGKSKDGSLLYPAFPYTNYTKVTRSDADAMFAYLRSVPAVQQKNRQSDLRFPYNNRFLLYGWRALYFRPGTYQDETRQSVEWNRGAYLVQGLGHCSACHTTRNALGGTDLKADLGGGFIPVVNWYAPSLTSDQEIGLGNWDIEHITGLLKNGVSPRGTVLGPMAEVVGASLQHLSDQDVRAMAVYLKSLPRQKEASEPKERASPDEVARVMELGQKIYKNHCIDCHQASGKGQWPAYPPLASNHAITMPAPVNAIRVVLNGGFAPSTAANPRPYGMPPYGPALSDSEVAAVVSYIRNSWGNKAPIVSAAEVNRYRAVPLE comes from the coding sequence ATGAAACGACTACTCAAGTGGCTGCTGGCGGGTTTGCTGTTACTGATCATTGCGGCTGTCGCGGTCGTGGTGGCCTTGAATGCCGATGACCGCAGCGCGCCGTCGCAGCCGGCGCAAGCGGCAGCGAATCCTGCCGAGCAGATAAGCCGCGGCGCTTACCTGGTGCAGGGCGGCGACTGCATGGCTTGCCATACGGCGCGCGGCGGCAAGGAACTGGCCGGCGGGCGCGCAATACAGACGCCGTTCGGCGCCATCTATGCGCCGAATCTCACGCCCGATAGGGAAACCGGCATCGGCTCCTGGTCGGCTGACGATTTCTGGCAAGCGCTGCACAACGGCAAATCGAAAGACGGCAGCCTGCTGTATCCGGCTTTCCCGTACACGAACTACACCAAGGTCACACGCAGCGACGCCGACGCCATGTTTGCGTATCTGCGCAGCGTGCCGGCGGTGCAGCAGAAGAACCGCCAGTCCGATTTGCGTTTTCCCTATAACAACCGGTTCCTGCTCTACGGCTGGCGCGCCCTGTATTTCCGGCCTGGGACGTATCAGGACGAGACCCGGCAATCGGTCGAATGGAACCGCGGCGCCTACCTGGTGCAGGGACTGGGCCATTGCAGCGCTTGCCACACTACCCGCAATGCCCTGGGCGGCACCGACTTGAAAGCCGACCTGGGCGGCGGTTTTATCCCGGTGGTCAACTGGTATGCGCCGTCGCTCACTTCGGACCAGGAAATCGGCCTTGGCAACTGGGATATCGAGCACATCACGGGCCTGCTGAAAAACGGCGTCTCGCCGCGCGGCACGGTGCTGGGACCGATGGCGGAAGTGGTGGGCGCCAGCCTGCAGCACCTGAGCGACCAGGACGTACGCGCCATGGCGGTCTACCTGAAATCCTTGCCGCGCCAGAAGGAAGCGTCGGAACCCAAGGAGCGTGCCAGTCCGGACGAAGTGGCGCGGGTGATGGAGCTGGGCCAGAAGATCTACAAAAACCATTGCATCGATTGCCACCAGGCTTCCGGCAAAGGCCAGTGGCCGGCTTATCCGCCGCTGGCAAGCAATCACGCGATCACCATGCCGGCGCCGGTGAATGCGATCCGGGTGGTCCTCAACGGCGGATTTGCGCCGAGCACCGCGGCCAATCCGCGTCCTTACGGCATGCCGCCTTACGGGCCGGCCTTGAGCGATAGCGAAGTGGCGGCAGTGGTCTCGTATATTCGCAACAGCTGGGGCAACAAGGCGCCGATCGTGAGCGCGGCCGAGGTCAATCGTTATCGCGCGGTGCCGCTGGAGTAA
- a CDS encoding amidohydrolase, giving the protein MPTEKTISADMILLNGRFHTVDKAQPLATAVAIQDGKFIAVGDAEEAMRHRGAATQVIDLNGRTAIPGLNDSHLHLIRGGLNYNLELRWEGVPSLADALRMLKEQALRTPHPQWVRVVGGWTEFQFAEKRMPTLEEINAAAPDTPVFVLHLYDRALLNRAALRAVGYTKDTPNPPGGEIQRDAAGNPTGMLIAKPNAMILYATLAKGPALPHELQVNSTRQFMRELNRLGLTSAIDAGGGFQNYPEDYAIIDQLARDQQLTIRIAYNLFTQRKGQELEDFQKWTSMVTPGQGDDFYRHNGAGEMLVFSAADFEDFLEPRPELAAGMEDELEKVVRHLVSQRWPFRLHATYNESISRMLDVFEKVNREIPFDGLHWIFDHAETITPQNIERVRVLGGGIAIQHRMAFQGEYFVDRYGAEAAAHTPPIARMLEMGVPVGAGTDATRVASYNPWTALYWLVSGRTVGGMKLYDSAARLPRETALELWTNGSAWFSSEQGKKGRIRQGQLADLAVLSADFFSIDEDSIKALESVLTVVGGKIVYGAAEFGPLAPPPIPVLPDWSPVKNVPGHYRPVPQQRQALPHQCAGACGVHAHAHDAARKSTVPISDYSGFWGALGCSCFAF; this is encoded by the coding sequence ATGCCAACCGAAAAAACCATAAGCGCAGACATGATTTTGTTGAACGGCCGCTTCCACACGGTCGACAAGGCGCAGCCGCTGGCGACGGCGGTGGCGATACAGGATGGCAAATTCATTGCGGTGGGCGATGCGGAAGAGGCGATGCGTCATCGCGGCGCGGCGACCCAGGTGATCGACCTGAACGGCCGCACCGCGATCCCCGGCTTGAACGACTCCCACTTGCACCTGATCCGCGGCGGCCTCAACTACAACCTGGAATTGCGCTGGGAAGGCGTGCCTTCGCTGGCGGACGCCTTGCGCATGTTGAAAGAGCAGGCGCTGCGCACGCCGCATCCGCAGTGGGTGCGGGTGGTCGGCGGCTGGACCGAATTCCAATTCGCCGAAAAACGCATGCCGACCCTGGAAGAAATCAATGCCGCCGCGCCCGACACGCCGGTGTTCGTCCTCCACCTGTACGACCGCGCCTTGCTCAACCGCGCCGCCTTGCGCGCCGTCGGCTATACCAAGGACACGCCGAATCCGCCGGGCGGCGAAATCCAGCGCGACGCCGCCGGCAATCCGACCGGGATGCTGATCGCCAAGCCGAATGCGATGATCCTGTATGCAACCCTGGCCAAAGGCCCGGCCTTGCCGCACGAGCTGCAAGTCAATTCCACCCGCCAGTTCATGCGCGAGCTGAACCGGCTGGGCCTCACCAGCGCCATCGATGCCGGCGGCGGCTTCCAGAATTATCCCGAAGACTACGCCATCATCGACCAGCTGGCGCGCGACCAGCAGCTGACGATACGCATCGCCTACAACCTGTTCACCCAGCGCAAAGGGCAGGAGCTGGAAGATTTCCAGAAATGGACCAGCATGGTCACGCCCGGCCAGGGCGACGATTTCTACCGCCATAACGGCGCCGGCGAGATGCTGGTGTTTTCGGCGGCGGACTTTGAAGACTTCCTGGAGCCGCGGCCGGAACTGGCGGCCGGCATGGAAGACGAACTGGAAAAAGTGGTGCGGCACCTGGTCTCGCAGCGCTGGCCGTTCCGCCTGCATGCTACCTACAACGAATCGATCAGCCGCATGCTGGACGTGTTTGAAAAAGTGAACCGCGAGATTCCTTTCGACGGCCTGCACTGGATCTTCGACCATGCGGAAACCATCACGCCGCAGAACATCGAACGGGTGCGCGTGCTGGGCGGCGGCATCGCCATCCAGCACCGGATGGCGTTCCAGGGCGAATATTTTGTCGACCGTTATGGCGCCGAAGCTGCCGCCCATACGCCGCCGATAGCGCGCATGCTGGAGATGGGCGTGCCGGTCGGCGCCGGCACCGATGCCACCCGGGTGGCCAGCTACAACCCTTGGACCGCGCTGTACTGGCTGGTATCGGGACGCACCGTCGGCGGCATGAAACTGTATGACAGCGCAGCCCGGCTACCGCGCGAAACCGCGCTCGAACTGTGGACCAACGGCAGCGCCTGGTTCTCCAGCGAGCAGGGCAAGAAGGGCCGCATCAGGCAAGGGCAGCTGGCGGACCTGGCGGTGCTGTCGGCAGACTTCTTCAGTATCGATGAAGACAGCATCAAGGCGCTGGAATCGGTGCTGACGGTAGTGGGCGGCAAGATCGTCTACGGCGCCGCAGAATTCGGGCCGCTGGCGCCGCCGCCGATCCCGGTATTGCCGGACTGGTCGCCGGTGAAGAATGTGCCGGGTCATTATCGTCCGGTGCCGCAGCAGCGCCAGGCCCTGCCGCATCAGTGCGCGGGCGCCTGCGGCGTGCACGCTCATGCGCACGATGCAGCAAGAAAATCGACGGTGCCGATTTCGGACTATTCGGGATTCTGGGGCGCGTTGGGTTGCAGCTGTTTCGCTTTTTAG
- a CDS encoding DedA family protein/thiosulfate sulfurtransferase GlpE: protein MTYLFHLIEQYGLVIVFFNVLAEQLGAPVPAYPTLVITGALMHRGEYSAPVLLLTAVVAALIADFLWYMAGRRYGRKVLSTLCRISLSPDSCVRQTESIYSRWGARSLLVAKFIPGFASIASALAGTIGTSRTTFILYDSIGAALWAGLAIFLGSLFSTTIDDLLSVLTELGQYGMMLVAAGFAIFVASKWWQRRRFRMSLRMARISVAELDQLFKQGITPAIVDVRSPASQQAGRIPGARTITHQEINSFVFDAPVDQEVIVYCACPNEASAALVAKQLMLRGYKKVRPLSGGIDAWIAAGYAIDS, encoded by the coding sequence ATGACCTACCTGTTTCATTTGATTGAGCAATATGGGCTGGTCATCGTCTTTTTCAATGTGCTGGCTGAACAGCTGGGAGCGCCGGTGCCGGCTTATCCGACGCTGGTGATTACCGGCGCGCTGATGCACCGCGGCGAGTATTCTGCGCCGGTGCTGTTGCTGACGGCGGTGGTTGCGGCGCTGATCGCCGATTTCCTCTGGTACATGGCGGGCCGGCGTTACGGCAGGAAGGTGCTGTCTACCTTGTGCCGGATTTCGCTGTCGCCCGATTCCTGCGTGCGGCAAACCGAGTCCATCTATTCGCGCTGGGGCGCGCGTTCGCTGCTGGTCGCCAAGTTCATCCCGGGTTTTGCTTCCATCGCCAGCGCGCTGGCCGGCACCATCGGCACCAGCCGCACCACCTTCATCCTCTACGACAGCATAGGCGCGGCATTGTGGGCCGGCCTGGCGATTTTCCTCGGCTCGCTGTTCAGCACCACCATCGACGACCTGCTGAGCGTGCTGACCGAGCTCGGCCAGTACGGCATGATGCTGGTCGCCGCCGGCTTTGCAATATTCGTCGCCAGCAAATGGTGGCAGCGCCGGCGTTTCCGCATGTCCCTGCGCATGGCGCGCATCTCGGTGGCGGAACTGGACCAGCTGTTCAAGCAGGGCATTACGCCGGCCATCGTCGACGTCCGCTCGCCGGCTTCGCAGCAGGCCGGGCGCATCCCTGGCGCGCGCACCATCACGCACCAGGAAATCAACAGCTTTGTATTCGATGCGCCGGTGGACCAGGAAGTGATCGTCTACTGCGCCTGCCCGAACGAAGCTTCGGCGGCGCTGGTCGCCAAGCAGCTGATGCTGAGGGGTTACAAGAAGGTGCGGCCGCTGTCTGGCGGCATAGACGCCTGGATCGCGGCCGGCTACGCGATCGATTCCTAA
- a CDS encoding NAD(P)H-quinone oxidoreductase, with product MRAIEITHPGGPEVLQICERPLPSFKPGEVLIKVQAAGINRPDVFQRTGNYSPPPGASDLPGLEIAGEIVDGDFAGSPFKKGDLVCALVQGGGYAEYCCAPTAQCLPLPEGWSAVEAASLPETFFTVWSNVFDRAKLASGETLLVQGGSSGIGAAAIQIATALGHRVFATAGSDEKCRACEALGAERAINYRTEDFAAVIKAATDGKGVNVILDMVAGDYVPREISCLADDGRLVFIATLGGSSANIDFRHIMMRRLTITGSTLRPRPIAFKAAIAAQLQERVWPLLAAKKIKPVIFKTFPLEQAAQAHALMESSSHIGKIMLTV from the coding sequence ATGCGCGCTATCGAAATCACCCATCCCGGCGGCCCAGAAGTACTGCAGATCTGCGAACGTCCCCTGCCCTCGTTCAAGCCAGGTGAAGTCCTGATCAAGGTGCAGGCCGCCGGCATCAACCGGCCGGACGTGTTCCAGCGCACCGGCAACTATTCGCCGCCGCCCGGCGCTTCCGATTTGCCGGGGCTGGAGATCGCCGGCGAAATCGTCGACGGCGATTTCGCCGGCAGCCCCTTCAAGAAAGGCGACTTGGTATGCGCCCTGGTGCAAGGCGGCGGTTACGCCGAATACTGTTGCGCGCCAACCGCCCAGTGCCTGCCGCTGCCAGAGGGATGGAGCGCGGTGGAAGCGGCGTCGCTGCCGGAAACCTTTTTTACCGTCTGGAGCAATGTCTTCGACCGCGCCAAACTGGCGAGCGGCGAGACCCTGCTGGTGCAGGGCGGCAGTTCCGGCATCGGCGCGGCGGCGATCCAGATCGCCACGGCGCTCGGCCACCGGGTATTCGCCACCGCCGGCTCGGATGAAAAATGCCGCGCCTGCGAAGCGCTGGGCGCCGAACGCGCGATCAATTACCGCACTGAAGATTTCGCCGCGGTCATCAAGGCCGCCACCGACGGCAAGGGCGTCAACGTGATCCTGGACATGGTGGCCGGCGATTACGTGCCGCGCGAAATCAGCTGCCTGGCCGACGACGGCCGCCTGGTCTTCATCGCCACCCTGGGCGGCAGCAGCGCCAATATCGATTTCCGCCACATCATGATGCGGCGCCTGACGATTACCGGCTCGACCCTGCGGCCAAGGCCGATCGCCTTCAAGGCTGCCATCGCTGCCCAGCTGCAGGAGCGCGTCTGGCCGCTGCTAGCGGCAAAAAAAATCAAGCCGGTGATCTTCAAGACTTTCCCGCTCGAGCAGGCGGCGCAAGCGCATGCGCTGATGGAAAGCAGTTCGCATATCGGCAAGATCATGCTGACTGTGTAG
- a CDS encoding glycine zipper domain-containing protein — MLYKKWICVALLASTTAAVSTSALAYNDGANTAIGAVAGAVIGGAVGGRNGAIVGGVLGAAVGATSGGYRDDNRGYYDRGQGYYAQPAPVYYRPQPTYYQPAPVYYRPAPVYYRPQPVYYRPAPVYVENRDYYRQQYRGGYYER; from the coding sequence ATGCTTTACAAAAAATGGATATGTGTTGCGCTGCTGGCCAGCACGACTGCTGCGGTTTCAACCTCTGCCCTGGCATACAACGATGGCGCCAATACCGCCATCGGCGCGGTGGCGGGTGCTGTCATCGGCGGCGCCGTGGGCGGCCGTAACGGCGCTATCGTCGGCGGCGTATTGGGTGCTGCCGTGGGCGCAACTTCCGGCGGCTACCGCGACGACAACCGCGGCTATTACGATCGCGGCCAAGGTTATTATGCGCAGCCTGCGCCGGTGTACTACCGTCCTCAGCCGACTTATTACCAGCCTGCGCCGGTCTATTATCGGCCTGCCCCGGTGTATTACCGTCCGCAGCCTGTGTATTACCGCCCAGCTCCGGTCTATGTGGAAAACCGCGATTACTATCGCCAGCAATATCGGGGCGGTTACTACGAGCGCTGA